In Selenomonas sp. TAMA-11512, a genomic segment contains:
- a CDS encoding threonine/serine exporter family protein produces the protein MSTDTAITNSISDTAKKIGTYASLSSFADIPYKMHLLLEIGQLLMENGTDSERIMHYLKRTAVYMGIPPNHLQIHITYTSILLNVSNPERTYTKIRKCRKHSVNMYTLASTARLIWRAMRARYSLNRFKKRIDQIKAKELPYTPLQTAIGSSFACGGSCLLFGGDLGAFFITAVCAFLGFFTRIFCNKHGFNPYASISIAAFVATLMACLSQQLHISATPMLPIVACALFMVPGVPLMNSAADMINNYINAGMTRAADTLLIISSMAFGTAIAMQVGQFSDFASLSLSPGDIYLYHPIAGAISAGGFSLLFNVPRRVVWVVAVGGMLTILIRNICMFDLGLSQAVSSFFGAASLGILALSAVRWFHIPNIVLTLPSAIPLIPGVLLYRSLFTLLNIDTISPEMLSAGVRSGIEAVTIIISITIGVTIHNIFFSRQIRRRNIEQERKLMESFEGD, from the coding sequence ATGTCAACCGATACGGCTATTACCAACAGTATATCGGATACAGCGAAGAAGATAGGGACATATGCGTCCCTATCTTCTTTTGCTGATATCCCCTACAAGATGCACCTGCTTCTGGAGATTGGACAGCTCCTGATGGAAAACGGTACCGACTCGGAGCGTATCATGCACTATTTAAAGCGCACCGCTGTCTATATGGGCATTCCTCCCAACCATTTACAAATTCACATCACCTATACAAGCATACTGCTCAATGTTTCCAATCCCGAACGCACCTATACCAAGATTCGAAAGTGCCGCAAGCATTCCGTCAATATGTATACACTCGCCTCCACGGCACGGCTCATTTGGCGTGCGATGCGGGCTCGCTATTCTCTAAACCGCTTCAAAAAACGCATCGATCAAATCAAAGCTAAAGAACTCCCCTATACCCCGCTGCAGACAGCCATCGGTTCGAGTTTTGCCTGCGGCGGCTCATGCCTTCTCTTCGGCGGTGACCTGGGGGCTTTCTTTATCACGGCAGTCTGCGCTTTTTTAGGCTTTTTTACGCGCATCTTCTGCAATAAGCACGGTTTTAATCCGTATGCGAGTATATCGATTGCCGCCTTCGTTGCCACCCTCATGGCGTGCCTTTCGCAGCAGCTTCACATATCCGCGACACCGATGCTTCCCATTGTTGCCTGCGCTCTCTTCATGGTACCGGGCGTGCCCCTGATGAACTCGGCGGCGGACATGATCAACAACTACATCAACGCGGGCATGACACGCGCCGCGGATACACTGCTCATCATCAGCAGCATGGCTTTCGGAACAGCCATTGCGATGCAGGTCGGACAGTTCTCCGATTTTGCGTCACTCAGCCTGTCCCCCGGGGATATCTACCTCTACCATCCGATTGCCGGTGCCATATCGGCAGGCGGCTTCTCCCTCCTCTTCAATGTTCCTCGCCGTGTGGTTTGGGTCGTTGCAGTCGGCGGTATGCTCACCATTCTGATTCGCAATATCTGCATGTTTGATCTGGGACTCAGTCAAGCGGTCTCCTCTTTCTTTGGCGCGGCCAGCCTCGGCATCCTCGCACTCTCCGCGGTACGTTGGTTCCATATCCCGAATATCGTCCTGACACTGCCTTCCGCCATCCCGCTCATTCCCGGCGTTCTCCTCTACCGCTCCCTTTTCACACTTCTCAATATCGATACCATCTCTCCGGAGATGCTCTCCGCAGGCGTACGCAGCGGCATTGAGGCGGTAACCATCATCATCTCCATCACCATCGGCGTTACGATACATAACATCTTCTTCTCCAGACAAATACGCCGCCGCAACATCGAACAGGAACGCAAATTAATGGAAAGCTTTGAAGGTGATTAA
- a CDS encoding nucleoside transporter C-terminal domain-containing protein: MLCSSESAYSLASRNRKEIHWRSVASLLTLNLTLAWFLTSFDIGREMITAAAGGFTELINISYVGIAFVFPDWVNVPQMNFFAAALLPILFVVPLFDILTYFGILPFIIRWIGKLLTFLTRAPKFESFFSIEMMFLGNTEALAVSKLQLMQMSKERVLTIGLMSMSCVTAALIAVYVKMMPAEYVVTAIPLNVINALLVSSILHPVKVAPEEDTIATIHEGGGREPFFSYLAESIIGAGRLVLIICANVIAIVALLKCVNVLLGVLHPSLSLELVLGVVLFPFAWLLGLAPAEAFQIAQYMGTKFITNEFVVMLQIQDIVRTWPAHMQAVMTVFITSFANLGTIGIILGCFKGLVDGERNTMVARNVSYMILSGLLVSLLSALITFKAFH, encoded by the coding sequence TTGTTGTGTTCCTCGGAATCGGCGTACTCGCTCGCATCGCGGAACCGCAAGGAGATTCACTGGCGTTCGGTCGCTTCTCTTCTCACGCTGAACCTCACGCTTGCGTGGTTTCTGACCTCGTTCGATATCGGGCGTGAGATGATTACGGCCGCTGCGGGCGGATTCACGGAGCTGATCAACATCTCGTACGTCGGCATCGCGTTCGTGTTCCCCGACTGGGTCAACGTGCCGCAGATGAACTTCTTCGCTGCGGCACTGCTGCCGATCCTCTTCGTCGTTCCGCTCTTTGACATTCTCACGTATTTCGGCATTTTGCCGTTCATCATTCGCTGGATTGGCAAGCTGCTCACATTTCTCACGCGCGCGCCGAAGTTCGAGTCATTCTTCTCCATCGAGATGATGTTTCTCGGCAACACGGAGGCGCTTGCCGTGTCGAAACTCCAGCTCATGCAGATGAGCAAGGAACGCGTGCTGACCATCGGTCTCATGTCGATGAGCTGCGTGACGGCGGCACTCATCGCCGTCTATGTCAAGATGATGCCGGCGGAGTATGTCGTCACGGCAATCCCGCTGAATGTCATCAACGCGCTGCTCGTCTCCTCGATCCTCCATCCCGTGAAGGTTGCGCCGGAGGAGGACACGATCGCAACGATCCACGAAGGAGGGGGGCGCGAGCCGTTCTTTTCCTACCTTGCGGAGTCGATTATCGGCGCAGGACGCCTCGTGCTCATCATCTGTGCGAACGTCATCGCCATCGTTGCGCTGCTCAAGTGCGTCAACGTCCTCCTCGGCGTGCTGCACCCATCGCTCTCGCTCGAGCTTGTCCTCGGCGTCGTGCTGTTCCCGTTCGCGTGGCTGCTTGGTCTCGCGCCGGCAGAGGCATTCCAGATTGCCCAGTACATGGGGACGAAGTTCATCACGAACGAGTTTGTCGTCATGCTGCAAATCCAGGATATCGTCCGGACGTGGCCTGCGCATATGCAGGCTGTGATGACCGTGTTCATTACGTCATTCGCCAACCTCGGGACGATCGGCATCATCCTGGGCTGCTTCAAGGGACTCGTTGACGGCGAGCGCAACACGATGGTCGCACGTAACGTGTCCTACATGATACTGTCCGGATTGCTGGTCTCCTTGCTGTCTGCTTTAATCACCTTCAAAGCTTTCCATTAA